In the genome of Hymenobacter taeanensis, one region contains:
- a CDS encoding tRNA1(Val) (adenine(37)-N6)-methyltransferase — protein MANSYFQFKQFKVEQGACAMKVSTDACVLGAVADLVAAQRILDIGTGTGLLALMAAQRNPTAHIEAVELDAAAATQAAANFRASPWSNRLTVHAASLGQFAATQPQVFDHIICNPPFFRHSLRSPDAQRTTARHTAPDSLTFQELAEFAAQFLDPLGHLTVLLPPPEMQHFERDASRAGLYLSSRLVIRHRPDSKPLRYITAFAKQASATNTQELSLHEAASETYSEAFKQLLAPFYLAL, from the coding sequence TGCCTGCGTACTTGGCGCAGTGGCTGACCTGGTCGCGGCGCAACGGATTCTGGATATTGGCACGGGCACTGGCCTACTGGCACTTATGGCAGCGCAGCGCAACCCTACGGCTCACATTGAGGCCGTAGAACTTGATGCAGCAGCTGCTACCCAAGCGGCAGCAAACTTTCGTGCCAGCCCCTGGAGCAACCGGCTTACGGTGCATGCAGCTTCGCTAGGCCAGTTTGCGGCCACTCAGCCCCAGGTTTTTGACCATATCATCTGCAACCCGCCTTTCTTCCGGCACTCGCTCCGCTCGCCTGATGCGCAGCGCACCACGGCCCGCCATACCGCCCCCGATTCCCTTACTTTTCAGGAGCTGGCCGAGTTTGCAGCTCAGTTCCTTGATCCGCTAGGCCACCTCACGGTGCTGCTTCCACCTCCTGAAATGCAGCATTTTGAGCGGGATGCTTCGCGGGCTGGCCTCTACCTAAGCTCCCGGCTGGTAATTCGCCATAGACCCGACAGTAAGCCTTTGCGCTATATTACTGCCTTTGCTAAGCAGGCATCTGCTACAAATACTCAGGAGCTCAGTTTACATGAAGCCGCTTCAGAAACATATTCAGAGGCTTTTAAGCAGCTCCTGGCTCCTTTTTACTTAGCGCTCTAG